The following is a genomic window from Sciurus carolinensis chromosome 3, mSciCar1.2, whole genome shotgun sequence.
CCAGGCAGCTGGGTCCCGGCAGAGGCTGAATGGGGACGCCATTAGCATTCAGGCCCCTCAAAGTGACAGCTGGGCAGGCAGGCTGCGAAATGCACTCCAGCCTCTCTCCCTTGCTTTCTCTGAGTCTCTCACCCTGTGTGAGCCTTGTCCCCACCAGAGCAGGCGTGCCATAGCCtgcgcgtgtgtgtgcacactcgAGTGTGCCCAGCCGCCATCTGCTGCTGTCAGACACCCTCCTGGCTCCTTCCGCCAGCCTCCTTGCACTGCTCTCAGCTGGGGAGAGCTGCCAGCAGCGACTGTCAATGGGTTCTCTGTAACTGAGCGCACGTCCCCATCTAACCGCCGCAGCGTCCGTGGGAAGGAGGAGCCCACTGGTCAGCCTCACACCAGTGATCCAGAGAGGGCTGGCCCTTGGGACTTTCTCCTGTCCCTATCTGCCTCACAGATCCAGAACTGCAGGGGCAGGGCCGGCCCTGGAAAAGGGCTTCCCTCACTCCCAGCACCACGGAAGTGCGCTTCTTTATCCACTGCCATACTCCACGCTCCTAGGAGAGCGTCTGGCGCATAACAGGTGCTCGATATTTGCTAGCGAGTCTGCCCCTCCCACAGCTCCTCCGAGGGGAGGGTGGACACCTGCTCAGAGACAGGAGGGGTGGGGCCAAGTTTCTCCAGTCCTCTCCTGGGGGGTGGCTGGCATCGTGGACACCAGTTCATGGATATCACAGAGGGCCTAGAACCGGCCCCCTTAGGAGAGCATCCTCTCAGGTCCGCATCCGTAAGACCTGCCCACCTCACCCGCGCCTCGCGTACGTCCATGCACCCACAAATCTCATAGGCACCAACAGGTATGCGCACACAGCCGCCCTAGGCCTTCTGCCCTCCCCCATGCCCAGGCATGTGAGTCTCCAGCTGGCCCCTCTGCACCCTAGATGGAGGCCCTGGGGCCAGGTGCCTTCTCAGGCCATGCCATGTCCCTTCCTGCTGCAGCCCAGAGAGCCGATGTGGGCGGGGAGGCGGCGGGCACCTCCATCGACCACTCCCAGATGCTGCTCCACCGCCTGCGGGAGCTGCTGCAGCAGGGCAATGCCAGCGACGTGGTTCTGCGTGTGCAGGCTGCGGGCACCGACGAGGTTCGTGTCTTCCACGCCCACCGCCTGCTGCTGGGGCTGCACAGCGAGCTGTTCCGGGAGATGCTGAGCAACCAGAGCGAGGCGGTGCTGCAGGAGCCCCGGGACTGCGCCGCTGTCTTCGACAAGTTCATCAGGTGGGAAGGCGGGGACGGGCCTTCgtctgtccccagccctggctcctcCACCCACAGGGTCACAGGAGCCCATTCCCCCATGTCACCGGGACAGCAATGCGCCACCCCTCACTCCTTCTCCACCCGCCCTCCCTCACACGGCGCTGTCCTACGCTGCCTTCACCTGCGTGCTCTGCTTGGTTTGATGTCACTGCCCACCCCTGGCAACGCTGGCAGAGCTGTTTCCAAACTGGCCAGGAGAGATTTTAGAAACTACGAATTCCTGAGCCTGGACGGTCCATTTCAGGTCTAGGGGTTGAGACcagcaatcttttttttaagtacccATGTGGTTTTGGGGTCTGCCCAGGTTTGGAACCACAGGGCTAGGGAGCTGAAAGGTTAGCCAGTGCCTCCTGCCAGGTGTGCGTGCATGTAGTCGGCCACACCTCGCTGCAGGGAGGCCACAGGAAGGGGGACAAAACAGAAGGGCTCCTATAGAGCCAAGTGTGTTCCAGGGAGCAGGGGTACAGTGGCAGGAAGGATGAGCAGGTGGATAGCAGCAGACTGAGAAGAACCggctggggcaggaaggaagCTGTGTTGACTGCCCACTCGGTAGCAAGCTTCTTCACTCCCTCCTGTTGTCTCCCTAACGCTGAGGGGTGCATGCTGCTCCTCCTTTCCAGATGATTCCAAGGTTGGTGGAAGTTAAATGATTCACCCAGGCtcaaggctaggaggtgataagACATGGCTCTGGACCCAGACTACAAACTCCACACTGGCAGGAGCCTCTCTTCATCTGTTCTAGCTACAGTTAGCACCTAGTACATGCTCAAAATACATGTGATTTTCACCTGCCCCCAGAAACCCAAAGAAGTGGCTGTCACGTAGGAACAGTGTGGAAGGGTCCTTAAGAGGGAAGTGGCGGCCGTTACACCGGCCAGCCCCTGACCACAAAGTTCTCCATCCAAGTCGCGGGTGGAGTGACCCTGTCCTGACTCCATCCTACCTCTCTGCCTCTCCGGGCAGGTACCTGTACTGCGGAGAGCTGACGGTACTGCTTGCCCAGGCCATTCCACTGCATAAGCTGGCCACCAAGTACCGGGTGGCCTCCCTGCAGCGAGGCGTGGCCGACTACATGCGTGCACACCTGGCAGGAGGCGCAGGCCCTGCGGTGGGCTGGTACCACTACGCAGTGAGCACCGGGGACGAGGCCCTGCGTGAGAGCTGCCTGCAGTTCCTGGCCTGGAACCTGTCTGCCGTGGCGGGCAGCGCTGAGTGGAGCGCCGTGAGCCCCGAGCTGCTGGCACAGCTCCTGCAGCGCTCGGACCTGGTGCTGCAGGACGAACTGGAGCTGTTTCACGCGCTGGAGGTGTGGCTGGGCCGCGCGCGGCCGCCCCCCGCGGTGGCAGAGCGGGCGCTGCGCGCCATCCGATACCCCATGATCCCGCCGGCGCAGCTCTTCCAGCTGCAGGCACGCTCTGCGGTCCTGGCGCGTCACGGCCTGGCGGTGGCGGACCTCCTGCTGCAGGCCTACCAGTTCCACGCCGCCTCGCCGCTGCACTACGCCAAGTTCTTCGACGTCAACGGTAGCGCCTTCCTGCCCCGGAACTACCTCGCGCCCGCCTGGGGCGCCCCGTGGGTCATCAACAACCCGGCCCGCGACGACCGCAGCACCAGCTTCCAGACACAGCTGGGCCCAAGCGGCCACGACGCCGGCCGCCGGATCACGTGGAACGTGCTCTTCTCGCCGCGCTGGCTGCCAGTCAGCTTGCGGCCGGTCTACGCAGACGCCGCGGGTACTGCGCTGCCCGCCGCGCGCCCCGAGGACGGCCGGCCACGGCTTGTGGTCACCCCGGCCAGCAGCGGTGGCGACGCGGCAGGAGTGAGCTTCCAAAAGACGGTGCTGGTGGGGGCGCGCCAGCAGGGCCGCCTACTGGTCCGCCACGCCTACAGCTTCCACCAGAGCAGCGAGGAGGCCGGAGACTTTCTGGCGCACGCCGATCTGCAGCGGCGCAACTCCGAGTACCTGGTAGAGAATGCCCTGCATCTGCACCTCATCGTCAAACCTGTGTACCACACCCTCATCCGGACCCCCAAGTAGCCTCCGCATTGGGAAATAAAAGCCTGGCTTAGAGGGCTCCAGGGTCTGGGAGGGATGAGGCGAGTGTGGAGGTGACTGCCAGCCTAGCTCCTGGGTAACCAGGTGCTGGCAACGCTGGGCTGGATGGAGACCAGGTGAGCGGTGGTAGACCAGATGTCTGGCTTCAGCAGCTGGTTTTGCATGTAGGTAGCACTTGGTCCTGAATAAATGGATGCCCAGAGAGGCAAGGGGATGATTGAACCACCCATCCCTGGGAAAAAGCCACCCAGGGAGAGTCGCAAGCCTGGGGATTCCCCTGCCCTTCCTTGAGCTTCTCCCTGAGCTCCCCTTCTCTCCCAGGGAACAGGTCAGGTAAGAGCATTCAAATGCTCAGCGCCACCAGCCAGCCTGGGTCAGGCAGGCAGGGATTTTCTCACCTCATCTGAGGGGCTTAGCTAAGCAATTCTGAGCTCTGACCTCCAGGGGGCAGCCACCTCATCCGAGTTGTGAGGCTTTCTGTGGCTGGCCACCTTAAGTCCCTGACCTCTCTCTCCTGGGCGGGGCATGGGCTAGTGTGAAGGCTCTAGCTGCCCCCTTCCTGGGGAGGGTCCTTGGGATCTGGAGAAACCCCCTTCCCCGGCGGTGTCTGTAGGCTGGTGCTTTGCCAGCTAGGGAAGACTGGGTGTTGGAGATGGGCGCAGAGCTGGCTGAATCTCCATAACAGCCACCGTACATTTAGACGAGGTCTAGTTTGCAACACAACCATCAAACCCAATGCGATTTTATtgttaaaaaggaaggagaaaaaaagccACAGCCAAGTAACAAAACCAGattccctccccaacccccaaacATCACACGTGAAGTGCCTACCGGCCTCCTCCCCAACCATCCAGATGCCCTGGCCCCAGGTGTGGGCCTGGGAGTCCCATCTCACTAACAGTTCCTCTCCCCGTTGCCAAGGTCAAGACTAACCAAGATATGTGCAGGGTTTTGGCAACAGTGTTCTGCCCAGAACTGGGGTCCAGGGAGCCCAGCCATTGTGGCTGGGCCTCCTGGGCCCACCTCCCTTCCTTGTGGCACAGAAAGCATGGAAGGGTTGGGCCGACACCCCACAACCCTTGGGTCTCGGGAGCTGCAACCTTCCGAGCTCCTGCTCCCACATGACCCCCTATGCCCAGACTCCATTTCCCATTCCCTGCTACAACCCATTCAGTCTTGGGGGCAGAATAGCTGGTTCCAGGCAGGCCCTCAGTTGTGCCGGAAGCGTCCATCCTTGCCATGGGTGTTTGAACCATGGGGCAGGTGGGGTCCACGAGGAGCCCGTCGGGAAACGCCAGCTGGGTTGGAGGGAACAGCAAGGGGTGAGGGGTCTCCAGGGCCTGCAACAGGGGAAGGGCCAGGGTCAGTAGTTGAGGAATGCCCTGCCATCTGCTCCACCATCGCCCAATGGCCTTGAACTCCCTCGGGCCAAGTTGCCAGTCCCATGAGTATTTTTCAAGAAGCATGCTTTCATCCAGGGGCAGTCCTAGGGGCAGGGAGCTGGACACGTCCCTCCCTGGGCTGGCCAAAGCCTCTCCTTCCCCATTCCCTTCCTTGAGGGTGCTGACCTGTGTTATGGCCTGGGGAGAGTTTGACCTTGGCCAAAGGCAGCGTGACTTTTCCCAGGTGCCTGACACCAGGGGTCGGGTGCCTACTCGCTGGCGTCTTGTGGTCCGAGGTGCTCTCTGAGGGGTGGGGCCCCAGGAGGTGTGTCTTGGGGCGGGAGAGCTGTGTTGGTTGGGAACAGTGAGGTGAGGCCAGGCGCTGCCCCAGGACCTGACACAGGGCTGTGCCAGGCTCCTGTGCCAGCCTGGGACAGAGGCGTTGAGGGTGGTGCCCGTGTGTGTAGTGCAGGGCTTGAGGTGCCTTGGGGCTTCTGGGGGGGCTAGCCCTGGGCCACCACCCACAGGAAGGTAGCCAGACACCTCACCCCTTGCCCTGTGACCTCGAAGGACCGAGATCTCCGCTTCCTCCTCTTCGCCTCCAGCGACTCCTCCCTTTTCTTGCCTGGGCTTTTCTTCTGACCACGtagccagagcccagggccatCACCTCGATGCCCACCTGCCTGGGATGGGGTCTCTCCTGTACTACTGGACAGGTTGTCCTCGCTGACAGCATGCTGCAGCGTGGGGCTGGGCGGCCGCTTGCAGGCCAGCAGGCCCTGTGGCCGGGCATCATCAGCCTCACTCAGAGAGTGCAGGGACAGGCTGCTGCGCTCCAAGGCGGGCGCCAGCAGGTGGCGCCCCTCCGTGCCCAGGGCCCTCGAGCGCCGCCGGGCAGCCTTCACTGAGATGCACTTGGTACTGGTCAGgatttccttcctctctgcagCAGATACCAAAGCACAGgacctggggtcagggccaccttACACCCCTCCTCGGCCTTGGCAGAAATAAGCAGGAAACAGGACACCCGGCTTGCCAGTTAAGACATACTCATCTGTAATGGGATGGTAGAACTAACCCCATAGGTTTATTTAGAACATTAACAGAGGAGGTTAGCCCACCTTACAGAGGGGGCAAGGGTTCAATGGGTTCGTCTGTGTGTTCCTGAGCAGGTGGCAATCTTTCAGGGCACTGGTGCCTTTAGAGAGTGGCTGCATTCAATGCATGGGCTCATTCAGCAGGGCAGAGCACAGGAAAGGGCTTTGGGCTGGGTGAACtggttgtgtttttttgttttgttttgttttgtttggtactggtgattgaacccaggagtgctttaccactgagacacatcctcaacTTACCAACCCCAAGCTGAGCAATTTAGAGGGTGCCAGGCAGGGGGCAACTCACCTTTGTGGGATAAGAGGATCTCTGACAGGTTCTCGCTGCTGTCTGGGGAAGAGGTGATCTGGCTACCCAGGCTGttgggaggcagggcctgggggtgaAGTGGTTGGGAAAGGGAAGGCCTTGAACATAGCAGAGATCCCATGTCCCACTCAGCACGGGCTGCAGGGTCTGAGAGGTGGTGGCCGTTTTGCAAAGACTTTACTCTTTGCTGGGTATCCACCCTGGAAACCCCCGGCCCAACAGCAGAACTCCCAGAGCCAACAGGTGCCCAGAGCTCACCTCCTGGGTTACCAGGCTGCCAACCTGGATGGGAGGCGGGGTGGGCACAGAGGAGCTCTTCGCCTGCCAGGCCCGTGaactggccttgaacatgtggtGGGCATCACTGAGGTTGACAGAAGAGGATGGGGTGGCTGTTGACCAGGCTGGTTGCCCTGAgatcccacccctccccagggGAGAAGCTGCTGGTGTAAAGTGACAGGGAGCCCAGGAGTCCCAGCTCCAGACCCGTGCCACCTCCTCCCTTCCATTCTAGTTCATCTTCCCCACTT
Proteins encoded in this region:
- the Btbd17 gene encoding BTB/POZ domain-containing protein 17 isoform X2, translating into MLLHRLRELLQQGNASDVVLRVQAAGTDEVRVFHAHRLLLGLHSELFREMLSNQSEAVLQEPRDCAAVFDKFIRYLYCGELTVLLAQAIPLHKLATKYRVASLQRGVADYMRAHLAGGAGPAVGWYHYAVSTGDEALRESCLQFLAWNLSAVAGSAEWSAVSPELLAQLLQRSDLVLQDELELFHALEVWLGRARPPPAVAERALRAIRYPMIPPAQLFQLQARSAVLARHGLAVADLLLQAYQFHAASPLHYAKFFDVNGSAFLPRNYLAPAWGAPWVINNPARDDRSTSFQTQLGPSGHDAGRRITWNVLFSPRWLPVSLRPVYADAAGTALPAARPEDGRPRLVVTPASSGGDAAGVSFQKTVLVGARQQGRLLVRHAYSFHQSSEEAGDFLAHADLQRRNSEYLVENALHLHLIVKPVYHTLIRTPK
- the Btbd17 gene encoding BTB/POZ domain-containing protein 17 isoform X1, with product MFRIGHCKPGSWGSFWTMLTLVGLATRAAQRADVGGEAAGTSIDHSQMLLHRLRELLQQGNASDVVLRVQAAGTDEVRVFHAHRLLLGLHSELFREMLSNQSEAVLQEPRDCAAVFDKFIRYLYCGELTVLLAQAIPLHKLATKYRVASLQRGVADYMRAHLAGGAGPAVGWYHYAVSTGDEALRESCLQFLAWNLSAVAGSAEWSAVSPELLAQLLQRSDLVLQDELELFHALEVWLGRARPPPAVAERALRAIRYPMIPPAQLFQLQARSAVLARHGLAVADLLLQAYQFHAASPLHYAKFFDVNGSAFLPRNYLAPAWGAPWVINNPARDDRSTSFQTQLGPSGHDAGRRITWNVLFSPRWLPVSLRPVYADAAGTALPAARPEDGRPRLVVTPASSGGDAAGVSFQKTVLVGARQQGRLLVRHAYSFHQSSEEAGDFLAHADLQRRNSEYLVENALHLHLIVKPVYHTLIRTPK